The DNA window CGAAGCGGCACAGCTCGAACAGGGCGATGCTCCGCTCCAGGCGCGCGTCCACCGAGCGCGGCATGTGCGACAGCGCCGCGTCCAGACTCACCAACGCCCGCGCGCACTCACCCACCTGGTTGAGCCCCAGGCCCTCCAGGAGCAGGAACTCGTAGAGCATCTCCACGTCGTCCTCGCGCTGCGCCAGGCGCTTGCCCCGCGCGCACAGCCCCAGGCCTTCCTCCACCGCCTCCCGGTCATCCTCCGTGCGGCACATCAGGATGTCTGCCGCCCCGAGCAGGATTTCGAGGTCCTCCGGGGCCACTCGCAGCGCCTGTCCATAGGCCTGACCGGCCTCCTCCAGCCGCCCCAGCTCCGTCAGGGCCGCCGCCCGGAAGTGGAGGGCCTCGGGCAGCTCGGGGGCGTCCGAAAGAAGACCGTCCGCCCGCTCCAGCGCCGCCTCGAAGTCGCCCGCCTCGAAGGCGTCCGTGATCGCCTCCAGTCGCGCCTTCGGGGCCCCCGTCCCCGGTCGCTTCGCCGTCCGCTTCTCCATGGCCCGGCTCATAAGAAGCCCCGCTGTGCGTTGTCAACGACGGGGACGGCTGTTACGTTCCGCGACCCGTACTGGCGCGGCCCTCCGTCCCGTGAACATCCTTGTCGTCGACGATGACCTCGAGCTGTGCACCATGCTCTCTCGCTTCCTGGAGATGCATGGCTACACGGTCTACTCGGCGGCTGACGCCCTCCAGGCACTCGACATCCTCGAGCGCAACCAGGTGGGCATGGTCATCACCGACTACATCATGCCCCACCTGGACGGCATCTCCTTCACGGAGATGCTGAAGGCCGACCCCCGCTTCCAGGCCGTTCCGGTGCTCCTCATGACGGCCAGCACCGACGGCAACGTCACCGACAAGGGCCTGCGCAAGGGCGTGGCGCTGACGCTCT is part of the Myxococcus stipitatus genome and encodes:
- a CDS encoding response regulator: MNILVVDDDLELCTMLSRFLEMHGYTVYSAADALQALDILERNQVGMVITDYIMPHLDGISFTEMLKADPRFQAVPVLLMTASTDGNVTDKGLRKGVALTLYKPLDMGQLLTLVRFAE